A genome region from Eremothecium gossypii ATCC 10895 chromosome VII, complete sequence includes the following:
- the EHD3 gene encoding mitochondrial 37S ribosomal protein mS47 (Syntenic homolog of Saccharomyces cerevisiae YDR036C (EHD3)) — MIRSTVRGMVQRRQMSSLVKFKTNNTARVVTLNRPEKLNAINHEICHSILPVMQEYAKSDVANVIVFDSACAPRAFCAGGDIVLMAKAMRRDMLEKVDDFFQGEYTMNWMLATYPKPVVALMDGITMGGGVGLTIHVPFRVATENTKWAMPELDIGLHPDVGVSFALPRIMTLGGQEGQLGYYLCLTGEVLQGADVYMAGLASHYVESTQHGALKERLGTVPITRKADETFANTNAVIEEFSSPLPDGYQFKYNKEELDVIERFFHYDVSYKELRKNLEAFASSNANSEVARNFAKATLEKLSTKSTVSAEITREQFRRNSQRDIQSAMKQDLITSTNLLRNNELAEFENAVIHKLVEKAKTPYEWKNTSPSVADISKLLAADPANPIDLLETFGVTFKNYRYHNKFTLPTEAAVQAYITGTDQSGRSMAVTRAETVKYFTEFNPVSRGKVGTEYVVNLIIDRKCRMDNDSFLHWNY; from the coding sequence ATGATAAGAAGCACCGTTAGAGGCATGGTCCAGAGAAGGCAGATGTCGTCTTTAGTCAAGTTCAAAACGAATAACACGGCCCGTGTGGTCACGCTCAATCGGCCCGAGAAGCTGAACGCCATCAACCATGAGATCTGCCACTCGATTCTGCCGGTGATGCAGGAGTACGCCAAAAGCGATGTGGCCAACGTGATTGTGTTCGACTCTGCGTGCGCGCCACGGGCGTTCTGCGCCGGTGGCGACATCGTGCTGATGGCGAAGGCCATGCGGCGGGACATGCTGGAGAAGGTGGACGACTTCTTCCAGGGCGAGTACACCATGAACTGGATGCTGGCGACGTACCCGAAGCCTGTTGTCGCGCTGATGGACGGGATCACGATGGGTGGCGGCGTGGGGCTGACGATCCACGTGCCGTTCCGCGTGGCGACCGAGAACACGAAGTGGGCGATGCCAGAGCTGGATATAGGGTTGCACCCCGATGTGGGGGTGTCCTTTGCGCTGCCCAGGATCATGACGCTCGGCGGACAAGAGGGCCAGCTCGGGTACTACCTGTGCCTGACCGGCGAGGTGCTCCAGGGGGCTGACGTCTACATGGCGGGCCTTGCCTCGCACTATGTCGAGAGCACACAGCATGGCGCGCTGAAGGAGCGCCTCGGGACGGTTCCGATAACCCGCAAGGCCGACGAGACGTTTGCCAACACCAACGCCGTCATCGAGGAGTTCTCGTCTCCTCTGCCAGACGGCTACCAATTCAAGTACAACAAGGAAGAATTGGATGTGATCGAGCGGTTCTTCCACTACGACGTCTCCTACAAGGAATTGCGCAAGAACCTCGAGGCGTTTGCCAGTTCGAATGCGAACTCGGAAGTCGCCCGTAACTTTGCCAAGGCAACCTTGGAGAAGCTCTCCACAAAGTCCACCGTTTCTGCTGAGATCACCCGCGAGCAATTCCGCCGGAACTCCCAACGTGACATCCAGTCCGCCATGAAGCAAGACCTCATTACCAGCACGAACCTGTTGCGGAACAACGAACTAGCGGAGTTCGAAAACGCGGTCATCCATAAGCTGGTGGAGAAGGCCAAGACACCCTACGAGTGGAAGAATACGTCACCTTCGGTCGCAGATATATCCAAACTGCTAGCTGCGGACCCAGCCAACCCAATCGACCTGCTGGAAACCTTCGGAGTCACGTTCAAGAACTACCGTTACCACAACAAGTTCACGCTCCCCACCGAAGCCGCGGTCCAGGCATACATCACCGGCACTGACCAGTCTGGCAGGTCAATGGCCGTTACAAGGGCGGAGACTGTCAAGTATTTCACGGAATTTAACCCTGTAAGCCGGGGTAAAGTTGGTACTGAATATGTTGTCAACTTGATCATCGACCGGAAATGCAGAATGGATAATGATTCCTTCCTACACTGGAACTATTAG
- the MCY1 gene encoding putative cysteine synthase (Syntenic homolog of Saccharomyces cerevisiae YGR012W), translating to MSNQQGLDWRTAITGVSVIVSVASLFYAYKTSSRLTDLAPPKNGVEELIGNTPMVLLPSLSKFTGCKIYAKLELANPAGSAKDRVALNIVRTAETQGLLTRGHRDVVFEGTSGSTGISIATICNALGYQSHISLPDDTSPEKLALLECLGAHVKKVKPASIVDPDQYVNAAKKACKLLNEEGHGNKGIFADQFENEANWTIHYQNTGPEIYQQLGGRINAFIAGCGTGGTIGGVSRYLKERLGDSVHTILADPQGSGFYNRINYGVMYDHVEKEGSRRRHQVDTIVEGIGLNRITRNFKCCEEYIDSSIRVTDEQAIKMAKYLCVNDGLFIGSSTAVNAVAAVRVAQEMPAGSTLVLIACDSGSRHLSKFWKEASAVRNDIQLCDIV from the coding sequence ATGTCGAATCAGCAGGGCCTTGACTGGAGAACTGCTATTACAGGTGTCTCCGTCATTGTCTCTGTCGCATCGCTCTTCTACGCTTACAAAACATCTTCAAGATTGACAGACCTTGCGCCACCGAAGAATGGAGTCGAGGAGCTGATTGGTAATACACCGATGGTGCTCTTGCCTTCGTTATCCAAATTCACAGGATGCAAGATTTATGCTAAACTAGAACTTGCAAATCCTGCAGGCAGTGCTAAGGACCGCGTAGCGTTGAATATCGTGCGTACCGCCGAAACGCAAGGCCTACTGACACGCGGGCACCGTGATGTGGTATTCGAGGGAACTAGCGGGTCGACTGGGATTTCCATTGCCACAATTTGTAACGCTCTGGGCTATCAGTCCCATATCTCGTTGCCTGACGATACCTCGCCGGAGAAACTTGCTCTTTTGGAGTGCCTTGGCGCCCACGTCAAGAAGGTCAAGCCGGCAAGCATAGTTGATCCAGACCAGTACGTAAACGCTGCTAAGAAGGCGTGCAAGTTGCTAAATGAAGAGGGCCATGGAAATAAGGGCATATTCGCGGACCAGTTCGAAAACGAAGCCAACTGGACTATTCATTACCAAAACACTGGACCTGAAATTTACCAGCAGCTAGGTGGGCGGATCAATGCCTTCATTGCTGGCTGCGGCACCGGTGGTACCATTGGCGGGGTATCGCGCTACTTGAAGGAGCGCCTGGGTGACAGTGTGCATACGATACTGGCTGACCCACAGGGATCTGGGTTTTATAATCGGATCAACTATGGTGTAATGTACGACCATGTGGAAAAGGAGGGCTCCCGCCGTCGGCACCAAGTTGATACAATAGTCGAGGGTATCGGCTTGAACCGCATTACCCGCAACTTCAAATGCTGCGAAGAATATATTGACTCCTCCATCCGTGTAACAGATGAGCAGGCAATTAAGATGGCCAAGTATCTCTGTGTAAACGATGGACTGTTCATTGGTAGTAGCACGGCAGTGAATGCAGTGGCTGCTGTCCGTGTCGCCCAGGAGATGCCTGCAGGGAGTACTCTGGTGCTCATCGCCTGCGATAGCGGCTCTAGGCACTTGAGTAAATTTTGGAAAGAAGCGTCTGCTGTTAGAAACGATATACAGCTATGTGACATAGTATAA
- the UBP14 gene encoding ubiquitin-specific protease UBP14 (Syntenic homolog of Saccharomyces cerevisiae YBR058C (UBP14)), whose amino-acid sequence MCEVVKQLKIPSTIYKDDCGYCFETMINPNFGDGGPAEPEHQLNICLGCFQSFCHEHVNLHQQVVRRVQQATHDLYLNVYKIERPKATESAEKRLKLEVQDLSEEELYETVWSLVRINNACTARLGSSKQKQKMDTTVVSKLEQIIRTRSSDFKDMAATWQLEIKACPHSEQFVVPQDAMPVRETCGDCDLDRNLWLCLHCGNIGCGREQVGIEGHSHALKHYQQSENNHPLAVKLGSLTSESNDIYCYSCNDEVAFPDPNRFSAVLAKFGIDLEGQVAKEKTLVELQVEQNMNWDFQMRDSGNEFTKKIFASKEYGCGLINLGNSCYLNSVVQVLFNGGVKDWNLDMLGDFPRDVVFPSTNLKCQLIKLRNALKIHPEKYQHGVKPASVKKCIGEDNEEFSSGRQQDAMEFLTYFIDKLDRKVFSKASSSNPNDLMRFMVEDRLECTKCEHVKYSSQVCEILQIPLLDSNDPQFLMDRLHSYFNGESLDIHCPQCSEITVATKNSMLKTAPATLLINPIRIKLQNWTPIKTSNQLFVPGLRDEKRLKLSQFKAHGRQPGEKIFEDSPDDNSNVPASAISFNPDEDKVISIISMGFSKNAALRALYNTGSEVERALNWIFEHMEDPELNAEFSVPGTKKQAAVVDQGALDSMVSMGLAERHCRKALILNDGDVTRSVEWVFNNADNLDDDDTQESIDPPVSRDYGYPGDIPDYALSAVICHKGNSVQSGHYVAFIKKAVDGEPKWVLYNDEKLMAVGGNENLQEIEKNGYIFIFNRIAPA is encoded by the coding sequence ATGTGTGAGGTAGTGAAGCAACTAAAGATCCCTAGTACCATATATAAGGATGATTGTGGTTACTGTTTTGAAACGATGATTAACCCCAACTTTGGCGATGGTGGCCCTGCGGAACCCGAGCACCAGCTTAATATTTGTCTAGGGTGCTTTCAAAGCTTCTGCCATGAGCACGTCAACTTACACCAGCAGGTCGTGCGCCGGGTGCAGCAAGCAACTCACGATCTCTACCTCAACGTCTACAAGATCGAAAGGCCGAAGGCCACCGAGTCGGCGGAAAAGCGACTAAAACTCGAGGTGCAGGACCTTTCAGAAGAGGAGCTGTATGAGACTGTCTGGTCGTTGGTCCGGATCAACAATGCGTGTACGGCAAGGCTTGGCAGCAGCAagcagaagcagaagaTGGACACAACGGTGGTGAGCAAGCTAGAACAGATCATTCGCACTAGATCCTCCGACTTCAaagatatggccgcaacaTGGCAGCTAGAAATCAAAGCTTGTCCGCATAGTGAGCAGTTTGTTGTGCCGCAGGATGCCATGCCAGTCCGCGAAACCTGCGGTGATTGTGATTTGGACCGGAACTTATGGCTCTGCCTTCACTGCGGAAACATTGGCTGTGGTCGGGAGCAAGTAGGTATTGAAGGACACTCACATGCTCTGAAACACTACCAGCAGAGCGAGAACAACCACCCCTTGGCTGTAAAACTAGGCTCTCTGACAAGTGAATCTAACGATATCTACTGTTATTCCTGTAATGATGAGGTGGCGTTTCCTGATCCAAACCGATTCTCTGCAGTTTTGGCGAAGTTTGGTATCGATTTGGAGGGCCAGGTCGCAAAGGAGAAGACTCTAGTGGAGTTACAAGTGGAACAGAACATGAATTGGGACTTCCAGATGCGTGATTCAGGAAACGAGTTCACCAAGAAAATATTTGCATCTAAGGAGTACGGATGCGGTCTAATTAACCTCGGGAATTCATGTTACTTGAATTCTGTTGTGCAAGTCTTGTTCAATGGTGGTGTGAAGGATTGGAACCTTGATATGTTGGGGGATTTCCCGAGGGATGTGGTCTTCCCATCTACTAACCTGAAATGCCAGCTAATCAAGCTTCGCAACGCCCTAAAGATTCATCCAGAGAAATATCAGCACGGGGTTAAGCCTGCCAGTGTCAAGAAATGCATCGGCGAGGATAATGAAGAGTTTAGCTCTGGCAGGCAGCAGGATGCGATGGAATTCTTGACATACTTCATTGACAAACTTGACAGAAAGGTATTTAGCAAGGCTTCCTCCTCCAACCCAAACGACCTTATGAGGTTCATGGTGGAGGACCGTTTGGAGTGTACCAAGTGTGAGCACGTTAAGTACTCAAGCCAGGTATGTGAGATCTTGCAAATACCATTACTAGATAGCAACGATCCGCAGTTCCTCATGGACAGACTCCACAGCTACTTCAATGGAGAATCCTTGGATATCCACTGCCCTCAGTGCAGTGAAATTACTGTCGCCACTAAAAACTCGATGCTCAAGACTGCACCCGCTACCCTGCTCATTAATCCCATAAGGATAAAACTACAAAACTGGACGCCCATAAAGACGAGCAATCAACTATTTGTCCCAGGCCTACGCGATGAGAAGAGACTCAAGCTCAGCCAGTTTAAGGCACATGGCAGGCAGCCGGGGGAGAAGATCTTCGAAGACAGTCCTGACGACAACAGCAACGTCCCTGCCAGCGCCATATCGTTCAATCCGGATGAAGATAAGGTTATTTCCATCATCAGCATGGGCTTCAGCAAGAACGCCGCTCTTCGTGCACTATACAACACGGGCTCAGAGGTTGAACGGGCTTTGAATTGGATTTTCGAGCACATGGAAGACCCGGAACTTAACGCCGAATTCAGCGTGCCCGGCACCAAGAAACAGGCCGCCGTCGTAGATCAGGGCGCCCTCGACAGCATGGTCTCCATGGGTCTTGCGGAGCGCCACTGTCGGAAGGCATTGATACTCAACGACGGCGATGTAACCCGCAGTGTCGAGTGGGTCTTCAACAACGCTGACAACCTCGATGACGACGACACCCAGGAGTCGATTGACCCTCCGGTATCCCGTGACTACGGATACCCCGGTGACATCCCAGACTACGCTCTCTCTGCAGTGATATGCCACAAGGGGAACTCGGTACAGAGCGGCCACTACGTCGCCTTCATCAAGAAGGCCGTGGATGGAGAGCCCAAGTGGGTGCTCTACAACGACGAGAAACTCATGGCCGTCGGCGGTAACGAGAACCTCCAGGAAATAGAGAAGAATGGCTACATCTTCATCTTCAATCGCATTGCACCGGCTTAG
- a CDS encoding sphingolipid delta(4)-desaturase family protein (NOHBY732; No homolog in Saccharomyces cerevisiae; Syntenic homolog of Kluyveromyces lactis KLLA0F18656g), producing MNQRGIATAVTAEPPSADADVEVLHNFYWTSLKEPHAHRRKEILRAHPEVKKLMGHEPRTKYLVALVVGLQLLSAYMLRDTDPLSLKFLAWAYVVGATATQNLYLAIHELSHNLAFKKPKHNRLFSIFANLPIGIPFAASFGPYHQLHHKFLGDEVYDTDVPTVLEAVLLSNVLGKTFFATFQIFFYALRPMMVVRIPITGFHVLNVVCQFVFDVIWIRQFGLNGFFYFLLSSFLAGSLHPCSGHFIAEHYLFSIEEAIVGGKVAMKSAAGEAEPVYVTDESAVKRPDVEFRKDYALETYSYYGILNAVTWNVGLHNEHHDFPFIAWSKLWELNRMCPEFYETLPKHDSWVRVLWDFIFKYDVTLYNRVRRVNKHLES from the coding sequence ATGAACCAACGGGGTATAGCGACAGCAGTGACGGCGGAGCCGCCGAGCGCGGACGCCGACGTCGAGGTGCTTCACAACTTCTACTGGACCTCGCTGAAGGAACCGCACGCGCATCGGCGGAAAGAGATCCTCCGCGCGCACCCGGAGGTGAAGAAGCTGATGGGGCACGAGCCGCGCACAAAGTACCTCGTGGCGCTGGTGGTGGGGCTGCAGCTGTTGTCTGCGTACATGCTGCGGGACACCGACCCGCTGAGCCTGAAGTTCCTTGCGTGGGCGTACGTGGTCGGCGCGACGGCCACGCAGAACCTGTACCTGGCGATCCACGAGCTATCGCACAACCTGGCCTTCAAGAAGCCAAAGCACAACCGTCTGTTCTCCATCTTTGCAAACCTGCCGATCGGGATCCCGTTCGCGGCCTCTTTTGGCCCGTACCACCAGCTGCACCACAAGTTTCTCGGGGACGAGGTGTACGACACGGACGTGCCGACGGTGCTCGAGGCGGTCCTTTTGTCCAATGTGCTCGGGAAGACATTCTTTGCGACGTTCCAGATCTTCTTCTATGCCCTGCGCCCCATGATGGTCGTGCGCATCCCGATCACCGGTTTCCACGTACTGAACGTTGTTTGCCAGTTTGTATTCGATGTGATCTGGATCCGTCAGTTTGGCCTGAATGGGTTCTTCTACTTTCTGCTCTCGTCGTTCTTGGCCGGCTCGCTGCACCCTTGCTCTGGGCACTTCATCGCGGAGCACTACCTCTTCAGCATTGAAGAGGCCATCGTTGGCGGCAAGGTTGCGATGAAGAGCGCCGCTGGCGAGGCCGAGCCCGTCTACGTGACTGATGAGAGCGCCGTCAAGCGGCCCGATGTCGAGTTCCGCAAGGATTATGCTTTGGAGACGTATTCGTACTATGGAATCCTGAACGCTGTTACTTGGAACGTTGGACTGCACAATGAGCACCACGACTTTCCGTTCATCGCCTGGTCGAAGCTCTGGGAGCTGAATCGCATGTGCCCGGAGTTTTATGAGACACTTCCAAAACACGATTCGTGGGTCCGCGTTCTCTGGGATTTCATATTCAAGTACGACGTTACTCTCTACAACCGTGTCAGGCGTGTAAATAAGCATTTGGAGTCATAA
- the TSC3 gene encoding Tsc3p (Syntenic homolog of Saccharomyces cerevisiae YBR058C-A (TSC3)) gives MMAADDTMSSKRADNCYKKDRGTMVYTPTDAQQATGKVHEKVYKFFESLYWMYYIHLPYYLMTSFDSFCLHVFFLVVFTLSLFGLLKWVLSLYWATVGYMAYAATGQ, from the coding sequence ATGATGGCAGCCGACGACACCATGAGTTCCAAGCGTGCGGACAATTGTTACAAGAAGGACCGTGGTACAATGGTCTACACGCCGACAGACGCACAGCAAGCCACCGGCAAAGTGCACGAAAAAGTGTACAAATTCTTCGAAAGTTTATATTGGATGTACTACATCCATCTGCCATACTACTTGATGACGAGTTTTGACTCCTTCTGTCTCCATGTGTTCTTCCTTGTGGTGTTCACGCTGTCGCTCTTCGGACTACTGAAGTGGGTCCTCAGCTTGTACTGGGCAACAGTTGGATACATGGCCTACGCTGCAACGGGGCAGTGA
- the SNU71 gene encoding Snu71p (Syntenic homolog of Saccharomyces cerevisiae YGR013W (SNU71)) → MGDIVFVSAALYLANSPNWKSKVLKPGFSPIPSNELYNFEQTLKSTSQEPVSSTAVSKAPEKSALDAEDGGLRLDYKGPKYQELRLFLPISLTQQLHTLVIQNIPESATKTADFIQWLEQATTKHFSTKTDGTKVEDLVENWSSVIASTLESTQDIFIRMYPLTEFAQVVLYWIEWFSKATDSVTTVHIDENTARYIDDIVPSSYTPDVTEEELVALRTQIADLKSSVSESSTENAAMVAYEVDMSTLSDLPKSSLNQLVKDIIEFRTRVLTMEREKRTQEALEEGRRRRSQLKRVMEQIRKSKGSSVPATEPEEDEDEYEDEDGEEDWAIERRRLEKEKESAQQSYNALLSHLNGTVMPDLRARKQRLILLKDYEAKLQRERAFFLKELLHLGNSDYYDHRREFKEEEEQQDDVDRRAQNEQRIQAPKDAVLQASASASRSPDTSAAHSAPVQEPVAKEQKIKLALKRVFDTRAQEAESDSEPEADIPATAVSASTPAPTADLPDRLPFQGPELAARMAELRQSRLVDELVNEYLGVYEDELVDYILDNIVENASRGQLLLELQETFDDDSVRIVDAIWAKLLKH, encoded by the coding sequence ATGGGTGATATAGTATTCGTCTCGGCGGCGCTATATTTAGCCAATAGCCCTAATTGGAAGTCAAAAGTTTTAAAGCCCGGTTTCTCACCTATCCCAAGCAATGAGTTATACAACTTTGAACAGACGTTGAAGTCCACTTCCCAGGAACCTGTGTCATCGACCGCAGTTTCGAAAGCACCCGAGAAGTCTGCTTTGGATGCCGAAGATGGGGGCTTGAGGTTAGACTATAAAGGACCCAAATATCAGGAACTTCGGCTTTTCCTGCCGATATCTCTTACTCAACAGCTCCACACCTTGGTGATCCAAAATATTCCCGAGAGTGCTACCAAGACAGCTGACTTTATCCAATGGTTGGAGCAGGCTACAACCAAGCATTTTTCCACGAAGACCGATGGAACGAAAGTGGAGGACTTGGTCGAAAACTGGTCCAGCGTTATTGCATCGACATTGGAAAGTACTCAAGACATCTTCATACGCATGTATCCGTTGACAGAGTTCGCACAAGTCGTGCTATACTGGATAGAGTGGTTCTCAAAAGCTACTGATTCTGTTACCACAGTGCATATCGACGAGAATACCGCTCGTTACATCGATGACATTGTTCCGTCCAGCTACACGCCTGACGTGACAGAAGAAGAACTCGTCGCTCTCCGCACGCAGATCGCCGACCTTAAGAGTTCTGTTTCAGAGTCGTCAACAGAAAATGCAGCGATGGTGGCATACGAAGTTGATATGAGCACGCTTAGCGATCTCCCAAAGAGCTCGCTGAACCAGCTAGTGAAAGACATCATCGAATTCCGCACCCGTGTACTTACCATGGAGCGGGAGAAGCGTACGCAAGAGGCTCTTGAAGAGGgcaggcgccggcgctCGCAGCTCAAACGTGTCATGGAGCAGATTCGGAAGAGCAAGGGCTCCAGCGTTCCTGCCACAGAGCccgaggaggacgaggatgaGTACGAAGACGAAGATGGAGAAGAAGATTGGGCAATTGAACGCCGTCGACTCGAAAAGGAGAAAGAGTCCGCACAACAGAGCTACAATGCTCTTCTCAGCCATCTGAATGGCACTGTGATGCCAGATCTCCGTGCCCGCAAGCAGCGTCTCATCTTGCTCAAAGACTACGAGGCTAAACTGCAGCGGGAGCGGGCATTCTTCCTCAAAGAACTTCTTCATCTCGGCAATAGTGACTACTACGACCATCGTCGTGAGttcaaggaggaggaagagcAACAGGATGATGTCGACCGGCGCGCCCAAAACGAACAACGCATCCAGGCGCCCAAGGACGCCGTGCTGCAGGCCTCCGCCTCTGCGTCCAGATCCCCAGACACCTCTGCGGCACATTCGGCCCCAGTCCAGGAGCCCGTCGCCAAGGAACAAAAGATCAAGCTcgcgctcaagcgtgtcTTCGACACCCGCGCGCAGGAAGCAGAAAGCGATAGCGAACCTGAGGCCGATATCCCGGCCACAGCCGTGTCCGCCTCGACCCCGGCTCCGACTGCAGACCTTCCGGATAGGTTACCGTTCCAAGGCCCCGAGCTTGCAGCCCGTATGGCTGAGCTGCGCCAGTCCCGCCTCGTCGACGAGCTGGTGAACGAGTACCTGGGCGTCTACGAGGACGAACTGGTCGATTACATTCTAGACAACATCGTGGAGAACGCCAGCAGAGGCCAACTACTTCTCGAACTCCAGGAGACCTTCGACGACGACAGTGTTCGCATTGTAGATGCCATCTGGGCAAAGCTGTTGAAGCACTAG
- a CDS encoding nicotinamide-nucleotide adenylyltransferase NMA2 (Syntenic homolog of Saccharomyces cerevisiae YLR328W (NMA1) and YGR010W (NMA2)) has translation MDPTRAPDFKPLQGDDKPEPPLAPDSEIPENGPIMPFVLADYNTSIDAPIHPKSYKKSMKRNSSQPSNCSKGRGGSGSIPLKRSGLEPFSNDVSSESECGEEDEQQGESHAADANSSKLRSMVQNIADLEEVPCGIIRQARILEDYEFPTHRLKTTLHNANKLPLVIVACGSFSPITHLHLRMFEMAMDAIVEQTRFEVVGGYYSPVSDNYNKPGLASATHRVRMCELACERTSSWLMVDAWESLQPQYTRTAKVLDHFNDEINVKRGGIKTSTGDRIGVKIMLLAGGDLIESMGEPNVWADADLHHILGNYGCLIVERTGSDVRSFLLSHDIMYEHRRNILVIKQMIYNDISSTKVRLFIRRGMSVQYLLPNSVIRYIQEYGLYVNEHEPVQQVISNKD, from the coding sequence ATGGATCCTACAAGAGCCCCCGACTTCAAGCCACTTCAAGGCGATGATAAGCCAgagccgccgctggcgccggATTCAGAGATTCCTGAGAACGGGCCGATCATGCCGTTTGTGTTGGCGGATTACAACACCTCCATCGACGCACCAATTCACCCGAAGAGCTATAAAAAGTCTATGAAGCGCAACAGCTCGCAGCCCTCGAACTGCAGCAAGGGTCGTGGCGGCAGTGGGTCGATTCCGCTGAAGCGCAGCGGGCTGGAGCCGTTTTCGAACGATGTGTCGTCGGAATCCGAGTGCGGCGAAGAGGACGAGCAGCAGGGTGAGAGCCATGCAGCGGACGCGAACAGCAGCAAGTTGAGAAGCATGGTGCAAAATATCGCGGACCTCGAGGAGGTGCCCTGTGGCATCATCCGCCAGGCACGTATATTGGAGGACTACGAGTTCCCAACCCACCGGCTGAAGACCACGCTGCACAACGCCAATAAACTGCCGCTGGTGATTGTAGCCTGCGGATCGTTCTCACCGATCACACATCTTCACCTGCGGATGTTCGAGATGGCCATGGATGCCATTGTTGAGCAGACTCGCTTCGAGGTGGTTGGGGGCTACTATTCGCCGGTGAGCGACAACTACAACAAGCCCGGTCTCGCCTCGGCAACGCACCGGGTGCGCATGTGCGAACTTGCCTGCGAGCGGACGTCCTCATGGCTCATGGTGGACGCCTGGGAGTCGCTTCAGCCGCAGTATACGCGAACAGCAAAGGTTCTGGACCACTTCAACGACGAGATTAACGTTAAGCGTGGCGGGATAAAGACATCGACTGGCGATCGCATCGGGGTGAAGATCATGTTGCTAGCTGGAGGCGATCTGATTGAATCTATGGGAGAGCCCAACGTCTGGGCCGATGCTGATCTACACCATATTCTTGGCAATTACGGCTGTCTCATTGTCGAGCGCACTGGCTCGGACGTCCGCTCGTTCCTCCTTTCCCACGACATCATGTATGAGCACCGCCGGAACATCCTGGTTATCAAACAGATGATCTACAACGATATATCATCGACGAAAGTACGTCTTTTCATTCGCAGGGGGATGTCTGTACAATACCTGCTGCCGAATTCAGTCATTCGTTATATCCAAGAATATGGCCTTTATGTGAATGAACATGAACCTGTACAGCAGGTCATCAGCAATAAGGATTAA